The following are encoded together in the Salvia hispanica cultivar TCC Black 2014 chromosome 6, UniMelb_Shisp_WGS_1.0, whole genome shotgun sequence genome:
- the LOC125194296 gene encoding cytosolic Fe-S cluster assembly factor NBP35-like, with amino-acid sequence MENGDYEVPENANEHCPGPQSESAGKSDACEGCPNQEACATAPKGPDPDLVTIAERMATVKHKILVLSGKGGVGKSTVSAQLSFSLAAMGFQVGLLDIDICGPSIPKMLGLEGQEIHQSNLGWSPVYVDSNLGVMSIGFMLPNPDDAVIWRGPRKNGIIKQFLKDVYWGELDFLIVDAPPGTSDEHISIVQFLQATGIDGAMIVTTPQQVSLIDVRKEVSFCKKVGLPVLGVVENMSGLCQPMSDLKFLNVTETGEQRDMTEWVLQYMREKVPEMLNLVAFSEVFDTSAGGGAKMCRDMGVPFLGKVPLDPRLGKAAEEGRSCFDDGKCGMSAPALKTIIEKLLSELKVSRPEILEDGA; translated from the exons ATGGAAAACGGGGATTACGAAGTACCTGAGAACGCCAATGAAC ATTGCCCAGGACCGCAGTCTGAATCGGCCGGAAAATCCGACGCTTGCGAGGGATGCCCTAATCAGGAAGCTTGTGCTACTGCTCCCAAAGGACCCGATCCAG ACTTGGTCACTATCGCTGAAAGAATGGCAACGGTTAAACACAAAATTCTAGTCTTGTCTGGAAAAGGTGGTGTTGGGAAGAGTACAGTTTCAGCTCAATTATCTTTTTCCCTGGCAGCTATGGGTTTCCAGGTGGGActtctcgatattgatatatGTGGTCCAAGCATTCCAAAGATGCTCGGTCTTGAAGGGCAAGAGATCCACCAAAGTAACCTTGGATGGTCCCCTGTTTATGTTGACTCCAACCTTGGGGTCATGTCAATCGGCTTCATGCTTCCCAACCCTGATGATGCTGTGATATGGAGAGGTCCTCGAAAGAATGGAATCATCAAGCAATTTCTGAAGGATGTCTACTGGGGGGAACTTGATTTTCTTATAGTTGACGCACCTCCTGGGACCTCAGACGAGCATATTTCTATTGTTCAGTTTCTCCAAGCAACTGGAATCGATGGAGCCATGATAGTTACTACTCCTCAGCAGGTATCTCTTATTGATGTAAGGAAAGAAGTGAGTTTCTGCAAGAAAGTGGGGTTGCCGGTTCTTGGAGTTGTTGAGAACATGAGTGGTCTATGCCAACCCATGTCAGATCTCAAATTCCTTAATGTAACCGAAACTGGTGAACAGAGAGACATGACGGAGTGGGTTCTTCAGTacatgagagagaaagttCCAGAAATGCTAAATTTGGTTGCTTTCAGTGAAGTGTTTGATACTAGTGCTGGTGGTGGAGCGAAAATGTGCAGGGATATGGGGGTTCCTTTCCTCGGGAAAGTTCCTCTAGATCCTCGGCTAGGTAAAGCTGCTGAAGAAGGAAGGTCCTGCTTTGATGATGGGAAATGCGGCATGAGCGCCCCTGCGTTGAAGACCATCATAGAGAAGCTGTTGTCGGAACTGAAGGTATCGAGACCTGAAATATTGGAGGATGGTGCTTAG